A window of bacterium genomic DNA:
TTAACCTTTCCCAAACAAACTGTTGAACAACCAATTACTTACCGATTAATCAAAAACTATGATTTGATGGTTAATATTCTTAGTGCTAAGGTTAATCCTGATGAAGAAGGAAGATTAGTCATGGAAATAAGCGGGCAAAAAGACGAATTTCATAAAGGAATGGACTATCTTAAAGAATTAGGAGTAACTATCCAACCATTAGCTCAGGATGTTCGATGGAATGA
This region includes:
- a CDS encoding NIL domain-containing protein, yielding MIKKRIVLTFPKQTVEQPITYRLIKNYDLMVNILSAKVNPDEEGRLVMEISGQKDEFHKGMDYLKELGVTIQPLAQDVRWNEGKCTHCTACIPLCPSEALRVNREKMEVSFEAEHCILCGLCLKACPYQAVEILF